GTAGACGCGCCGCCGGGCTAGCCGCAGGTAGTTCGACACGAACTCGGTGGCGTCCTTCGTGGTCGGCTCGCCGCGCCCCGGCACGATGGAGTCGGCGGGGAAGCGCGCGCGGCGCAGGGCGGTCAGGTTATCCAGCCAGTTCTTGGTGCACGCTCCGGAGATGTAAAGGTGCTGGTTGGTCAGCACGCTGTCGCCCGCGAACAAAATGCGCTGGTCGGGCAGGTGCACCCACAGGTTGCCGGTGGTGGGACCGGCCATCGCCAGCAGTAGGATTTCGTGCTGGCCGTAGCGCAGTTGCATGCGCTGCGTGAAGCCCACCGACGGCAGCCGCACGCGCATCCCGCTGAGCTGGTTGCGATCGATGGAGGTCGCGTTGAACGTCTCGACGGCGGCGTCGGCCAGGTTCGGCGGGATCTGCTGGGTATGCGCGATTGTGTCTGCGTGCGCGACGACCACCTGTGGATTGAACCAGCAGTTGCCCAGGATCCGGTCGCGGTGGCAGTCCGTGTTGATCACGGCGAGGATCGGCTTATCCGACAGGTCCGCCAGCAGCGCGCGCCACTGCTGCGCGTCGTCGGGGAAGGGCGGCGTGTCGATCAAGACGAAGCCATCTTTCGTCAGAATGGCGCCGACGGTGACGCGCCGGAAGCGGGTTTCGACAAAGATATCAGGGGCCAGTACGTGCACGATGCTATCCTTCGCTCTACTGGAGGGCTTGCAGCGCCGATTTTAGCGCGTTTTCCACGTCGGCCAGCGACGCGGACGCGCCGCCGCCTTGCGCAAATGAGGGACGCCCGCCGCCGCGATCCACGCCCCAGATGGCTAGACCGCGCTTGAGCACGGGCACCATGTCGAACGGCAGATCGTCCGAGCGTGCGGCGATGAGCTGAGCCTTATCGCCCGCCACACCGCACAGCGCGACCGTCGCGGGATGCCCGACAACCATCTGCGTAAACTGCCGGACTTCCGCCGCATCGCGGTCCTCGAACGCCTTCACGACCAGCGTATAGCCATCACGGCGTTCGGCGGCCTGCCAACTGGCGGCGGCGTCGGTTTCCAGCGCGGCGGCGCGCAACGCGCGGACCTCGCGCCGCAAGTCCTGCGCCTCGGCGCGCAGCCGTTCCACCGCCGCCGGGACTTCCCAAAAGCCCACGGTCAGGTCTGCCGCAAGCTGGTTCATCAATGCGTTCTTTTGCCGGTAGTCCAGCAGCGCCCGCTGCCCGCAGCGGAACTCGACGCGCGACGTATCGCCGCGCCGGTCGATGCGCAAAATCTTGATGAGGCCCACCTCGGCGCTGTGCGCGACGTGCGTGCCGCCGCAGGCCGTGCGGTCGTAGCCGCCGATGTCCACCACGCGCAGCCGTCCCTCTACGGGCGGAATCTTGCGCAGGCCCAGTGCCGGGATCTCATCTTCGGCGGGGAACAGGACGCGCACGGGCCGGTTTTCGGCCACGATCGCGTAGGCGCGGCCCTCGACGGCGGCGGTTTGCGCGGCATCCGGCGGCAGGATGTTCAGGTCGATCGTGACGCTGTCCGCACTCAGGTGAAAGCCGATCGTTTCCGCTTCAAGCAGCTCAATGAACGCCTGGGAGAGGATGTGCTGGCCGGTGTGGTGCTGCATATGGTCGAAGCGCCGCGCCCAATCGATCTGCGCGTGAACCGGGCCAAGCGGCAGGTCGCCGTCCAGCACGTGCAGCACCGCGCCGTCCGATTCACGGATGGCGACGTCCACCACGGGTACGCCGTCGATCTGGCCGGTGTCGTGGGGCTGACCGCCGCTGGTCGGATAGAAATAGCTCTGGTCGAGCACGACCGCCGAGATGCCGTCAAGCGATGTGCGCTCGATCACTGCGGCGTGGAACGAAACAGTATACGAGTCAGTGTAATAAAGGCGTTGTGTCATCATCACTCTGATTGCACAGCAGAAGGCCGACGCTTATTGTAGCATCTTGCCGCGCAAAAGTGGAGCGCATTTTGAGGGTTGCCCCAGTGCACGGGGGCACAGAGGCGTTTGGTGCAGGCTCGCAGGGGGGCGCTAGCTGATCTGCTGTGGCAGCCAGTCACGCCACGCGGCATCGAGATCGTCGAAGCTGACGCCCAAAGCGTCCTGGGTGGCGTCCTCGACCGCTGTGCTCTTGGCGATGGCTTGCAGCCACGCGTTGCGCGCTTCCGCGCCGTGCTCCTCGTGAATGTACAGCAGCAGCGTGTACGCCTGCTCGACCGCGAACTGCCGGTCGGCGCGGCTGAGATCTGGCTCGGCGGCCAGCGTGGCCCACGGGATGAGGTTGGCCGTCGAGGTGCTGGTGCCCCCGGCGACTGCCGCGATGCGTTCCAACACGCGGCTGCGTTGGCTGAGCGTACGGAACAGGGACGCGCCGTACTCGCCCATGCCCTGTTCCACCCACCACGGATACGGCGCTTCGCCGCCTGCCATCGCGTAGAGCACGTGGCGGGTGTATTCGCGCGCGACCTCGGATACTTCGGGCGCGGTGCTATAGGGGCCGTAGGTCAGTTTGAGCGCCTCGCCCGGCGCGGTCCACTGTGACAGGGCGGGCATCGACATGCGCGTCATCGTTTGCAGCATGGCGGCGCTGTCGTACAGCTTGATCGGGGCCGGATCGTCTGGCGTGAAGTCCAGCTCGCGCGTGATGCGGGTGTACACGGCGGGCAGATCTTGCAGCAGGATCTCGGCCTGGCGCTGGTTGTCGGCCAGAGACGATTCGAGGTAGTGCAGCACAAAGCCGTCCGTGTCCAGGGTTT
This sequence is a window from Aggregatilinea lenta. Protein-coding genes within it:
- a CDS encoding MBL fold metallo-hydrolase, encoding MHVLAPDIFVETRFRRVTVGAILTKDGFVLIDTPPFPDDAQQWRALLADLSDKPILAVINTDCHRDRILGNCWFNPQVVVAHADTIAHTQQIPPNLADAAVETFNATSIDRNQLSGMRVRLPSVGFTQRMQLRYGQHEILLLAMAGPTTGNLWVHLPDQRILFAGDSVLTNQHLYISGACTKNWLDNLTALRRARFPADSIVPGRGEPTTKDATEFVSNYLRLARRRVYSLYRLGRPRADTSTLVAEMLEMFPVPESEGEHVQRRIKLGLDRIYEEFRLSEKTNDGAGKVC
- a CDS encoding alanyl-tRNA editing protein encodes the protein MTQRLYYTDSYTVSFHAAVIERTSLDGISAVVLDQSYFYPTSGGQPHDTGQIDGVPVVDVAIRESDGAVLHVLDGDLPLGPVHAQIDWARRFDHMQHHTGQHILSQAFIELLEAETIGFHLSADSVTIDLNILPPDAAQTAAVEGRAYAIVAENRPVRVLFPAEDEIPALGLRKIPPVEGRLRVVDIGGYDRTACGGTHVAHSAEVGLIKILRIDRRGDTSRVEFRCGQRALLDYRQKNALMNQLAADLTVGFWEVPAAVERLRAEAQDLRREVRALRAAALETDAAASWQAAERRDGYTLVVKAFEDRDAAEVRQFTQMVVGHPATVALCGVAGDKAQLIAARSDDLPFDMVPVLKRGLAIWGVDRGGGRPSFAQGGGASASLADVENALKSALQALQ